The following coding sequences are from one Xiphias gladius isolate SHS-SW01 ecotype Sanya breed wild chromosome 14, ASM1685928v1, whole genome shotgun sequence window:
- the atp1b3a gene encoding sodium/potassium-transporting ATPase subunit beta-3a, translating into MASTEDKAANKENVSSWKDSIYNPRTGELLGRTASSWALILLFYLVFYCFLAGMFALTMWVMLLTLDDYVPRYRDRVPHPGLVILPNSLDITFNKSDSLKYALYVQHLESFLQRYNDTEQEKNEECPQGEYFLQDNTEEMTKKACRFKRGSLSFCSGLSDTTFGYSEGKPCVLLKMNRIIGLKPRGEPYINCTVKRDIPIQMQYFPGEGRIDKMYFPYYGKKAHESYVQPLVAVKLLLTKEDYNKELPVECRVEGSDIRNNDERDKFLGRVTFRIKVVE; encoded by the exons aTGGCGAGCACCGAAGATAAAGCGGCCAACAAGGAGAACGTGTCCAGCTGGAAGGACTCCATCTACAATCCCAGGACCGGGGAGCTGCTGGGTCGCACGGCCAGCAGCTGGG CCCTGATCCTGTTGTTCTACCTGGTTTTCTACTGTTTCTTGGCTGGTATGTTCGCCCTGACCATGTGGGTGATGCTGCTGACTCTGGATGACTATGTGCCGAGATACAGAGACCGTGTTCCCCATCCAG GGTTGGTGATTCTACCAAATTCATTGGATATCACATTCAACAAATCTGACTCGCTCAAGTATGCATTGTACGTCCAACACCTGGAGTCCTTCCTGCAAA gaTATAATGAtacagagcaggagaagaacGAGGAATGCCCTCAAGGAGAGTATTTTCTGCAGGACAATACAGaggaaatgacaaagaaagcTTGTCGCTTCAAGAGAGGCTCCCTGAGTTTTTGCTCTGGCCTTTCTGATACCACTTTTGGATATTCTGAGGGAAAGCCCTGCGTgcttctgaaaatgaacagG ATCATTGGCCTGAAGCCCCGTGGGGAGCCCTACATCAACTGCACcgtaaaa agaGACATCCCAATTCAAATGCAGTATTTCCCTGGTGAGGGGCGTATTGATAAGATGTATTTCCCCTACTACGGCAAGAAAGCTCAT GAGAGTTACGTTCAGCCCCTGGTGGCAGTGAAGCTGCTGCTCACCAAGGAGGATTACAACAAGGAGCTGCCAGTGGAGTGCAGGGTAGAGGGCTCCGACATCCGCAACAATGACGAGCGAGATAAGTTCCTGGGCCGAGTCACTTTCAGGATCAAGGTGGTCGAGTAA
- the grk7a gene encoding rhodopsin kinase grk7a gives MCDMGGLDNLVANTAYLKAQGGDDKEMKKRRRSLSLPKPEQCASVRSSIDKDFTSLCEKQPIGKKFFRDFLASNAEFKLAADFLDELYDWDLAEGATKDKARQNIINKYCKADSKTFLSFLTGEAADKCKSVTDANFEEVMKNKVQEGVREFLKGKPFTDYQASPFFDKFLQWKEYEKQPISDKYFYEFRTLGKGGFGEVCAVQVKNTGQMYACKKLCKKRLKKKGGEKMALLEKKILEKVNSLFLVNLAYAYDNKTHLCLVMTLMNGGDLKYHIYNIGYDGKGGDKGIEMKRIVHYTAQITTGILHLHAMDIIYRDMKPENVLLDSQGQCRLSDLGLAIEIAPGKTVTQMAGTGAYMAPEILTKTPYRTSVDWWALGCSIYEMVAGYTPFKGSDAKKEKMEKEEVQRRIINEEPKWDHRCFDAATKDIIQQFLKKKIDERLGMKNNMEDPRKHEWFKNINFPRLEAGLVEPPWTPKPNVVYAKDTGDIAEFSEIKGIEFDAKDDKFFREFSSGAVPIPWQQEMIETGLFDELNDPNRKEGGGDIDDEKKSGTCILL, from the exons ATGTGTGACATGGGGGGACTGGATAACCTGGTGGCCAACACGGCCTACCTAAAAGCCCAGGGTGGGGATGACAAGGAGATGAAAAAGCGCCGTCGCAGCTTGTCTCTCCCCAAGCCTGAGCAATGTGCTTCAGTACGAAGTTCCATTGACAAGGACTTTACCTCACTTTGTGAAAAGCAGCCTATTGGCAAAAAGTTTTTCCGTGATTTCCTGGCAAGTAACGCTGAGTTTAAGCTTGCTGCTGATTTCCTGGATGAGCTGTATGACTGGGATCTGGCTGAAGGTGCAACAAAAGACAAGGCACGCCAAAACATTATCAACAAGTATTGCAAGGCTGACTCCAAGACCTTCCTGTCATTTCTTACTGGGGAGGCTGCTGACAAATGCAAGTCTGTGACAGATGCCAACTTTGAGGaagtgatgaaaaacaaagtccAGGAAGGTGTAAGAGAATTTCTGAAAGGCAAACCCTTCACAGATTACCAGGCCAGCCCATTCTTTGATAAATTCCTCCAGTGGAAAGAGTATGAGAAACAGCCCATCAGTGACAAATACTTCTATGAGTTCAGAACCCTGGGAAAAGGAGGCTTCGGAGAG GTATGTGCTGTTCAGGTGAAGAACACAGGCCAGATGTATGCTTGCAAGAAGTTGTGTAAAAAGCGACTGAAGAAGAAGGGTGGTGAGAAGATGGCCCTGTTGGAGAAGAAGATCTTGGAGAAGGTTAATAGCTTGTTTCTGGTCAACTTGGCCTACGCTTATGACAACAAGACCCACCTGTGCCTTGTCATGACCCTGATGAATGGAGGGGACCTCAAGTATCACATTTACAACATAGGCTATGATGGCAAGGGTGGGGACAAGGGCATTGAGATGAAGCGCATTGTCCACTACACAGCGCAGATCACCACCGGCATTCTGCATCTGCATGCCATGGATATCATATACCGTGACATGAAACCAGAGAACGTATTGCTGGATAGCCAAGGCCAGTGCCGACTTTCAGATCTGGGTTTGGCCATAGAGATTGCTCCTGGGAAGACTGTCACCCAAATG GCTGGTACTGGAGCATACATGGCCCCTGAGATCCTGACCAAAACTCCCTACAGGACATCAGTGGACTGGTGGGCCTTGGGCTGCAGTATCTATGAAATGGTGGCTGGCTACACACCTTTCAAAGGCTCTGATGCCAagaaggagaagatggagaaggaggaggtgcagCGTCGCATTATTAATGAGGAGCCCAAGTGGGACCACAGGTGCTTTGATGCTGCCACCAAGGATATCATCCAACAGTTCCTCAAGAAGAAAATTGATGAGCGTCTAGGCATGAA AAACAACATGGAGGATCCCAGGAAGCACGAGTGGTTCAAGAACATCAACTTCCCTCGTCTGGAGGCCGGACTGGTGGAGCCTCCTTGGACGCCAAAGCCCAATGTCGTCTACGCCAAGGACACTGGCGACATCGCTGAGTTCTCCGAGATCAAGGGCATTGAGTTCGATGCCAAGGACGATAAATTCTTCAGGGAGTTTAGCTCTGGCGCTGTGCCTATTCCGTGGCAGCAGGAGATGATTGAAACTGGTTTGTTTGACGAGCTCAATGATCCCAACAGGAAAGAGGGTGGAGGAGatattgatgatgaaaagaaGTCCGGCACATGTATATTGCTTTGA